Proteins from a single region of Ensifer adhaerens:
- a CDS encoding cysteine desulfurase family protein gives MSGSRIYMDWNATAPLLPEAREACLSALDLVGNPSSVHGEGRALRTLIEGARRDVAALCGAKAASVIFTSGATEAANLVLTPDFRMGRTPLKISRLYASAIEHPALREGGRFQRDAVSEIPVTSAGIVDLEALRALLAAHDRQLGLPMVAVMLVNNETGIIQPIAEIAEIVRTHGGIIVVDAVQAAGRVPLSIEDLGADFLILSSHKIGGPKGAGALVARGEVMMPAPLIRGGGQEKGHRSGTENSVAIAGFAAAARKVGEGVGQRMSAIAALRDRLESEMLAAATDVVIHGRDVSRVGNTTFFTLPGLKAETGQIAFDLEGVALSAGSACSSGKVGQSHVLTAMGYDPRQGALRISIGEATTAAEIERCAAVFAKVAARRRAPGQAA, from the coding sequence CGGCGCCGCTTCTGCCTGAAGCGCGCGAGGCCTGCCTGTCGGCGCTCGACCTCGTCGGCAATCCGTCTTCCGTCCATGGCGAGGGCCGCGCGCTGCGCACGCTCATTGAAGGCGCCCGCCGCGATGTGGCCGCCCTTTGCGGTGCGAAAGCCGCCAGCGTCATCTTTACCAGCGGCGCGACGGAAGCGGCCAACCTGGTGCTGACGCCCGATTTCCGTATGGGCCGCACGCCTCTGAAGATCAGCCGGCTCTACGCCTCGGCAATCGAGCACCCGGCACTGCGCGAAGGCGGGCGCTTCCAGCGCGACGCAGTGAGCGAAATACCCGTGACCTCCGCTGGGATCGTCGATCTTGAGGCGCTTCGTGCGCTGTTGGCGGCACATGACCGTCAGCTTGGCCTGCCGATGGTTGCCGTCATGCTGGTCAACAACGAGACCGGTATCATCCAGCCCATTGCCGAAATCGCCGAGATCGTTCGCACCCACGGTGGCATTATCGTCGTCGACGCGGTGCAGGCTGCCGGCCGCGTACCGCTTTCGATCGAAGACCTCGGTGCCGACTTCCTCATTCTCTCATCCCACAAGATCGGCGGCCCGAAGGGCGCCGGCGCGCTGGTGGCGCGTGGCGAGGTGATGATGCCGGCGCCGCTGATCCGCGGTGGCGGACAGGAGAAGGGGCATCGTTCCGGTACCGAAAATTCGGTGGCGATTGCCGGCTTTGCCGCAGCCGCCAGGAAAGTCGGCGAAGGCGTTGGCCAACGCATGAGCGCGATTGCCGCGTTGCGTGACAGGCTGGAAAGCGAGATGCTGGCAGCAGCGACAGATGTGGTCATTCACGGCCGCGACGTTTCGCGCGTCGGCAACACGACATTCTTCACGCTTCCCGGCCTGAAGGCCGAAACGGGCCAGATCGCCTTCGATCTCGAAGGGGTGGCGCTTTCGGCCGGATCGGCCTGCTCGTCAGGCAAGGTCGGGCAGAGCCACGTGCTGACGGCGATGGGCTACGATCCGCGCCAGGGTGCGCTTAGAATATCGATCGGCGAAGCGACGACAGCGGCTGAAATCGAACGTTGCGCCGCGGTCTTTGCAAAGGTAGCAGCAAGACGCCGGGCACCGGGACAGGCGGCCTAA